One Pseudomonadota bacterium DNA window includes the following coding sequences:
- a CDS encoding lytic transglycosylase domain-containing protein, with the protein MALAAAIVSWPGQGQADIYRRIDRQGVAHYTNVRPANGTGWRRIVRSPRRASSRPQHAGSRRASLMRQQRYEPLLREAAGLYELPLALLRAVARVESNFKPHVVSPAGAMGVMQLMPATAASMGVHDPFDPRESILGGARYLRVLANLFNGDVVLTVAAYNAGHRAVLRHHGVPPYHQTRRYVRRVLTHYRAYRASERPEADTSADKTSTRAQHVRRLQFPESRHSGVAPHSQ; encoded by the coding sequence ATGGCCTTGGCGGCCGCCATCGTCTCGTGGCCTGGTCAAGGGCAGGCGGACATCTACCGGCGCATCGATCGGCAGGGGGTGGCGCACTACACGAACGTGCGCCCGGCGAACGGCACGGGGTGGCGACGAATCGTGCGCAGCCCACGGCGTGCGAGCAGCCGGCCGCAGCATGCCGGCTCCCGGAGAGCATCCTTGATGCGACAACAGCGCTACGAGCCGCTGTTGCGGGAGGCCGCCGGACTGTACGAGCTTCCTCTGGCGCTCCTGCGAGCTGTCGCGCGCGTGGAAAGCAACTTCAAGCCTCATGTAGTGTCACCTGCCGGCGCCATGGGCGTGATGCAGCTCATGCCCGCGACCGCGGCCAGCATGGGCGTGCACGACCCCTTCGACCCCAGAGAGAGCATCCTCGGAGGCGCCCGCTACTTGCGCGTACTGGCCAATCTCTTCAACGGCGACGTGGTGCTCACCGTGGCAGCGTACAACGCCGGACACCGTGCCGTATTGCGCCATCACGGAGTGCCGCCCTACCACCAGACGCGCCGCTATGTACGCAGAGTGCTCACGCACTACCGTGCATACCGAGCGTCCGAGCGTCCGGAGGCTGACACCTCCGCAGACAAAACCTCGACTCGAGCTCAGCACGTTCGGCGGCTGCAATTCCCGGAAAGCCGGCATTCCGGCGTTGCTCCTCACTCTCAATGA
- the nadB gene encoding L-aspartate oxidase, protein MRIHSDYLVIGSGIAGLTAALEAAANADVTVVTKRTADDSATARAQGGIAAVLDPGDSFALHMRDTLEAGCGLAHREVVNMVIRDGPARVRGLIELGAAFSTKEGQSSDLDLTREGGHSARRVVHAADLTGREVQRVLLDAVRKSDRIRLLDHHMAIDLINVAKHGAEPRIAGAYVLDGSTGAVHTLLAHATLLATGGAGKVYLYTSNPDVASGDGVAMAYRAGAEIANMEFFQFHPTCLFHPHAKSFLISEALRGEGGVLRRRDGTAFMGEHHDRADLAPRDVVARAIDHEMKRTGEDCMWLDMSARSPEYLRRRFPNILAECRRFGCDFTQGAIPVVPAAHYMCGGVMVDRDGRASVPGLWAVGETACTGLHGANRLASNSLLEGLVYGKRTAEAFVASYPPAGRGGPGLDESAPTFPEIPDWDVGEAAPSHEAVIVSQNWDELRRFMWNYVGVVRSDRRLERAARRIALLQDEIRDYYWQHLLTVDLLELRNLAEVAHLIVQCASFRLESRGLHYNVDHMEQDDARFGGDTVLSRSHPPRLRRVQPGGGR, encoded by the coding sequence ATGCGCATCCACAGCGACTACCTGGTGATCGGCAGCGGCATCGCCGGACTGACCGCAGCGTTGGAGGCCGCCGCCAACGCCGACGTCACGGTGGTGACGAAGCGAACGGCCGACGATTCGGCCACGGCTCGTGCTCAAGGAGGCATCGCCGCAGTGCTCGACCCTGGCGATTCCTTTGCGTTGCACATGCGCGATACGCTGGAGGCGGGCTGCGGGCTTGCGCATCGCGAGGTCGTGAACATGGTCATCCGGGACGGTCCGGCGCGCGTGCGCGGACTGATCGAGCTGGGCGCCGCTTTCAGCACCAAGGAGGGTCAGTCCAGCGATCTCGACCTGACTCGCGAGGGCGGCCACAGCGCTCGGCGCGTGGTGCACGCGGCGGATCTGACAGGCCGGGAGGTGCAACGCGTGTTGCTCGACGCCGTGCGTAAGAGCGACAGGATTCGCCTCCTCGATCACCACATGGCCATCGACCTGATCAACGTGGCTAAACACGGCGCCGAGCCGCGGATCGCAGGAGCCTATGTGCTCGATGGCAGCACGGGCGCCGTGCATACGCTGCTGGCGCACGCCACACTGCTCGCAACGGGTGGTGCCGGCAAAGTCTACCTATACACCTCGAATCCAGATGTGGCGAGCGGCGACGGCGTGGCCATGGCCTACCGGGCGGGCGCCGAAATCGCCAACATGGAGTTTTTTCAGTTCCATCCCACCTGCCTCTTTCACCCGCACGCCAAGAGCTTCCTCATCAGCGAAGCGTTGCGCGGCGAAGGCGGCGTGCTGCGTCGGCGCGACGGAACGGCGTTCATGGGCGAACACCACGACAGGGCCGATCTGGCCCCTCGCGACGTGGTGGCTCGCGCGATCGATCACGAGATGAAACGCACGGGAGAAGACTGCATGTGGCTCGACATGAGCGCACGCTCGCCCGAATACCTGCGCCGACGCTTCCCCAATATCTTGGCGGAGTGCCGGCGCTTCGGCTGCGACTTCACCCAGGGGGCCATTCCCGTCGTCCCTGCGGCTCACTACATGTGCGGTGGCGTCATGGTCGATCGGGACGGTAGAGCAAGCGTACCGGGGCTGTGGGCGGTAGGCGAGACCGCGTGCACGGGACTGCACGGTGCCAACCGTCTAGCCTCCAACTCGTTGCTGGAGGGTCTCGTATACGGCAAGCGCACGGCGGAGGCGTTTGTCGCGAGCTACCCGCCAGCCGGTCGAGGCGGGCCCGGGTTGGACGAGTCTGCGCCAACGTTCCCGGAAATCCCGGACTGGGACGTGGGCGAGGCGGCCCCGAGCCACGAGGCGGTCATCGTCAGCCAGAACTGGGATGAGCTTCGACGCTTCATGTGGAACTACGTAGGCGTCGTGCGTTCCGATCGGCGTCTCGAGCGCGCCGCGCGTCGCATCGCACTGCTGCAGGACGAGATTCGCGACTACTACTGGCAGCATCTGCTAACCGTCGACCTGCTCGAATTGCGTAACCTGGCCGAGGTGGCCCACCTGATCGTTCAGTGCGCCAGCTTCAGGTTGGAGAGCCGCGGACTACATTACAATGTCGACCACATGGAGCAGGATGACGCGCGTTTCGGCGGTGACACGGTGCTCTCGCGATCCCATCCCCCTCGGCTCCGCAGGGTGCAGCCCGGGGGGGGCCGATGA